Below is a window of Cottoperca gobio chromosome 12, fCotGob3.1, whole genome shotgun sequence DNA.
agaagggCAAACCGTGGAAGGGTGGAGAAGGTGGCAAGAAAGAACACAAATCAGCTTTCTCCAAAGCCGGGACGGGCCAGCAGAAGAGGAAACTGCCATTTAAAGCGAAAAATGAAGAAGACGAGGGCGAAGGTGAGAAAACATCTGCTTACCACTGATTACAATGTGGTTTTGCACATTTTACTGCTCGTTGCTGCGAAACATTTAAACCAGTTTGTGTTTTCGCTCACAGTTCCTTCTTAACAAACTAAAAAATAGCAAAATAGCAAAACAACATGACTAGTTAGTTGAAGTGGCAAGGAACAATTATGAAACATtgtgatttctgtgtgtgtgtgatcaggtCCGGCtaagaagatgaagaaaggcGAGTTGAAGACGGAGGAGCTGAcggaggaggagctgaagaagaacaGGCAGCAGATTAAGAAGGACCTGAAGAATAGCAGACAGCATGCGGAGAGGAAGGACATGTTCGATGTCATCTGTCAGTGCAAACGAATGTGGGGAGACCTcaggaggtacacacacacacacacacacacacacacacacacacacacacacacacacacacacaagctattCAATCATCCAACAAGCACTTCTGAAGGAATGTCTGTTAGCTGAAGAAGTACCAAAACAAGCtacacaaacagcagcataATAACGTAGGGTGGTGGTGCAGGGCGTATAAATAATAACTTGATATTTTTATGCTGCCGTGATGTAcgattttataaaatgttttcctaaggatacaccatgaataaaactaatctgaattaatggtaagacttggaccagcagcaggcgagctgcactctggctgctcgtagtagcagagctaacatctgcagagctaacatctgcatcactgctgctgattcaggctgcgtgcctttaaaaaaaaaatgcagataTTTACGCCTGAGTTTCCGAACGTTGGGTTCGatgtcgctccatttataattaatgtgttggatttttgacttttttgtactttgtagttctctcctctcctttcctccactccgcctcagacttgttcctttgttcGCTGCTTGTTTTccgttggaacacttaagagtgcaaattgtttcacagttctgaggctgctgtgtttaacaccgatttaaagttttaatgtCTTactcgtttctgattggctgcagtctatgacaccgattttaaagtttgtatctcaaacttcttaccgttgcatttgtctAACACTCCTGAATATCATTTCTATTTACATGGCTTTTTttctccctgggtacatggccTATtggggcaattgaaggtaaaaacaacaacaaattattttaataatatttagcCTAATAAGAATTAATTTACAACAtttatataatcaatatgtgatacaaataataaatactaagaataataattcaGGGGAGAccattagcctacattttatttgatgggggggcggtaagggacctggatactGGAtagggggcgctggcccaaaaaaggttgagaaccactgcagTAAATGAATCTGAAGTTGGAGGGAACAGctcatttatgacattttaaaggcCTTTAATTTTGAAATTCCACATCAGAATTCTCTTATTGCCTTATCGCGTTTATTGGAaggatgcttttattttgaagtcggTTCTTAAACGCTTTTAAAACAATGCAGTGGAATCTTCCTTTAACGTTTCCAACCTCAGCACATAAACTCGCTCGCTTTGACGCTTCACTTCTTTTACTTTCCGCAGGCCTTTCCCTGTTTCAGATACTAAAGCTCACGCCTCATACGTCACACACACTCGCCCACTTCCGAAACACCGACGCAAGTCTCATGCCAGCggcaatttttttatttttgtaacaatTTATACTCTATGTTCAGGATAAAGTCATTACCTACATCCCACGTAGAACACACTGCATACATTGTGTATATTTGTTTGACTTCGCTCACTGAGTGGTTTGGTAACAAAGTTGAGGCTCAACCTTCACTTCACCACAACATCATCCAGCAACACATTGCATTGACCAGTCACACGTGTGCATTCCCCACATTCCTGGTAGAAGGCTCACTGACGGAGGATGGTGGTGTATTTGTGTCCACAGGAAGAAGTGTGACAAAGAGTTGAAGACGAAACTGATGAAGGACCTTCATGATCTGATGCGCGGGAAGATCAAACAGGTGAGCTTCACTCGGCCGTTTCATCTGTTCACTGCAGATTAGTCGCCTATGGGGATGTGAGAAGCAGGAATTATAGTGCTcgtaaacacaacaaacatgcCCACagatcacctgtcaatcaaaccgtATGGAACATACATGTCTTAAGATTTTATAtggatgcatttttttttattcccacGGCTAATGTACCAATAGAAAGAGTTTATTTTTGAGCTACGGTAGGATATTTCTGGTTTATTATCACAACATgggtttattatttttgtaggTTTGCCCATCAGTTATTATAAAATTGGACTTTCCAAGTTAATTGCTGAGATTTGAGGAGACTGTATTAAAAGAGGTCTGAGGTGTCAAGAAGCACGCGTAGTCAGACAGGAAGAATCACTCATATGTACTGAGGTGAAAAATAAAGATCCATCTTGTATTTtggctttataataataataataataataataataatgtggttTCTCACCGTGCTCTCTTGTCTCCAGATGGCGTTTGCTCACGACTCAGTGCGAGTGCTGCAGTGTTTCACTCAGTTCGGCAACCACgagcagagacaggaagtgtttgaGGAGCTCAAAGGTGAGCAGACAAGTTGTACTTCTTCTGCTGCCTGTTATTTTTAACTTTACTGTGATTCCCATGTTTAAAACTTGAGTGTTCACGTCATCAGACTGAactgaaaaaacatttgtattgacaTCATGAAGTTTTGGCTATATACACCGCAGGCCTCTAATGGGTTTTTAAACTAAAACTTCCCTGtaagcctcgctttcactatgcaattctgtctgtccccttcacaataaaagcactaGACATATACACTGCATCAGTGACTTCCAGCTGAGCATTTTGCTAAGAGGTAACTCATCAAAATAGCTCACAGTAGCGGAACAACCGGAGTAATGTCAACTGTGGAAACTAGGGATGTCACAAAACCAAACATTTAGTAgtcaataccagtgaaattccacaattCTCTAAACTAATTCTTGATACCGCGTCAAAAACAAAACgataaatcccatgtacttcaacatacactcctttgtTTACGTTTGAATGCTGTCTGTTAGGAAGTTCAACAGGTTCCCTCTATTATCCATTTTATAATGCTGTGTATCTTTAAACTGTAAATTTACATAAATTTCttgccaaaaactacattttgtttacatttgaacacaacatAGTGATGTTATTGTTTACCTTGGCCCAGTACAAATATTTACTGAATAGATTGGTTCCCTAGGAACCGCTCTCCCACTAAGCCATTCTGTCTGCCTCCGGGTCGCGATcgccctttcacaataaaagccataAACATATAGACTTCATCACTGCCTACCAGCtgagaggcaactcaacaaagaAGCTTCCGGTAGCGGAACAACAAGTAATGTTAACTGGGAAAACTACCCGATGACCCTGTTTAACTCCAAAAGGTCATTTTACCATTTCTCAATGCTGGAACTGTTCATATATAAGCTGCCATGACCGCGTGGCAATGGTCTCAATTGTCTTTAAACAGGAAACGCATCTTGATGTGAACTGTTTCCGTGTTCACATCAAGATCTAATCAGCGGCGTCTGAGACATGAATGCGAGGGCTGGAGCATCAGCTGACTCGTAGTCCAGCTCCTGGTTTTATATTTGTGCCGTACGAGTAGAGCAGCTAATGAGCAGACATTAACTGTCGGTGCTTTGTTGTGTCCCGCAGGTGACATCATCGACCTGTGTAAGTCGCAGTACGGCAAACACGTGGTGAAAAAAATGCTGATGTACGGGTGAGTCGGCTCACAttggtttcttcttctctgtttcagCAGACGTCCATCTTTAAGTCAGACTTCAGTTGTGTGTGGACACGTGTTTATgagttgcgtgtgtgtgtatgtcttccACAGGAACAAGGAGCTGGTGGCGTCTGtgatacaaacatttaaaggtcACGTGCGGCCGATGCTTCGCCATGCCGCCGCCTCGTCCATCATCGAATACGCCTACAACGACAAAGCCGTGCTCGCACAGAGACTCATGCTCACTGAGGGACTTTACGGGAACACCTTCACTGTCTGCAAGGTACACACACCCACTGCTGTGTGAAATAGTGCTTCCAGATATTATACATCATGGTGCCTCCGTATTGTATTTCCTATGGTTATGTTGAGTACGTATGAGTAGATATATCTACTGCTGACTGAACATTTCTCTGCCTGTGCGTCCAGTCGGGAGTGTGCAACACCATCGAGAAAGTTGCGGAGGCGAACCCGGATAAGCTGAACAACATCATCGACGAGATGAAGCAGATTCTCACACCCATGGCCCAGAAGTAAGACGAGAACACAAAATGACACGCAGATAAGAGCTGAAGGGAACTGAAGTATGAGCAGCTCAACATAAAACGTTAAGACTTTGATCTGTGCAGGGGAATAGTTTTACTTGATATATTATCAGCATTAAGAGCATCTAGAGTTCTGTTTAGTCGTCCACAAGATTAGTCCAAATGTTTAGTAATTGATGAATCATTGAAGTCCGTTCTTTAGCAAAATGACAAACGTTCTCTAGTTTTAGGTTTTCGATCATTCTAAATGTGAAGTCTTTGGTGTCatagtttctttatgttctgtCACTTGTGATGGGCagttttaagttttcttttttaatatagttAAATATTGAATTGGGAAATATGATTAGTTGCAGCTCTGTAACAGGGAAAAGAATAGAAACGCACAAATGGAGAACAAAGCAACATGTTAATTGCAGGTAAAATAGCACCGACAAGGAACAGAGTTTCCCACAGTTGAGGattgaaaatgttaatttacTTTAAGATCAGAactaaattgaaagctgctgaCTTTAATAAGATTAAGGCAGTTACATGAATGACACCTGGTATCTTAGCTactaaataatgttattatttcgTAGATAAGTTAAAGTTAGTGAGAAACTtcagaaacaaatgtataaatctATGTATGCAACTTTCTTTCCTTATCTGATTTCATGTCATTTGAATTAATATGTAATTTCTTTCACTTCCTTTGATTGTATTTCATTAAACTGTATAATTTAAAGCATGGAACTacatctgctgctgttgtgtttcagaGAACAAGTCATCAAACACTCTCTGGTCCACAAAGTCTTCCTGGACTACTTCCTGTTTGCACCAGACAAACCGAGAACGGTAAGCAGATCAACGTCTCGCATATTGTTTGAGTAGCAGCACATGTCTTCATTAATGCTCTCTAGAAGGGTACAGTGGTGTAAAATAAAGTATAGAAAGTTGACCTACAAAGAAGACCAATGTTTCTTATGAGcataaaatattttcaaaataaaagacaggtTAATTACTTAATGTGGTGCTGACTaacatgtttcctctctttggtttttatttgttgtgacGTGAGCAGGAGATGATCGAGTCGATCAGAGAAGCTGTCGTCTACATGGCTCACACACACGACGGAGCACGGGTGGCAATGCACTGCCTGTGGTTCGGGACCGCCAAGGTGTgtatactcacacacacatctgtattattttgtttaatgaagataaaactttattattgtccagaaggaaactttggcttaaacacacattacaggACGATGAGCAACAATCTATAGTCAAAATGGaatatacagaaaatacaaatattaactGACTGCtgattcaaacaaaaacaacatattaatgGACAATTATTTCGTACGATTAATTTAAAcatcaatatatttttcaattagTTTCAGAAATTTGCCATCGACTTGGTACTGAAGTATCTGTTCTCGTGACATCTGGAGCCGAGTGTTATGAAAGCAACATGTAGTCCGAACCAAGATGGCAAACTTCATTACTCCACAGCACATGCCAGATCCACTCCAtaactttcacaataaaagccctagacatatcCACTAGCTGTTTACAAGAGGGAACTCAAGAAAATAGAGAATGATGTTGAATCCATCATTTTGTTTGAGGAGCAAATCTATTTGATTAAGTGTCAGTATGAGTTTGGATGTGAAACATTTGCGTCATTTAGGCAGgaaacaaaagcataaaaataaatgtccagTGCAGCGTTTTTgaagctttttctttgtttcaggaCAGAAAAGTCATAATCAAAACTATGAAGACCTTCATGGTGAAGTTTGCCACGGTAAGTTGCAGCTCATTGGATTTAAAAGAGAAGATTCTAAATGAAGATTATTTCCCAGGAGGGAAGGTCTCAACCCAGGATAAATGTTGTGTGTAGGAAACATCTGAGCTCAACCATCAGTTTATACTTGACCTGAGCTCCTGGTTATTAGATCTTCACGTCTCAACTCCCGTTGTTCTTGTGTCAgcgtgtgactgactgttttctGTCCACAGGGAGAGTTCGGTCACCTAGTTCTTCTGGCCATGTTCGACTGTGTGGACGACACCAAGCTGGTCAAACAAGCCGTGCTCTCAGTAAGTCTGATGTCGTTTGCTGTGATGATGCTTCAATGAGACGATAATCTTGATTATGCAAACACAAGCGTGACGTAAAAAGTAATTCAAAGAAGCTGTCAGCCGATTATCAGTTTGAAGATGTTGGAAAGTTATAGCAATTGCTTCGTCTGTTTCCCACCTGTTCAGGAGATCTTGTTGTCTCTGGATGAGGTCATCGGTAATAAATACGGTAAGAAGGTTTTGTTGTACCTGCTGAGCCCCAGAGACCCCGCTCACCTGCTGCCGGAGATCATCAAGGTGCTGGAGCGAGGAGacggaaacacacacaggtaagaaTATGTTCAgataataatccacaaaaaATCCTGTTGCTGTAAAAAGCTAGCGATGTGTCGGAGAAGGGGAATGTTCTCTGACGTGGAGTCACGGTTTACTCTGTTCCTCTCACCAGTAAAAAGGACATGGGGATTCGGAGGAAGGAGCTGCTGGAAGTCGTCTCCCCCACGCTACTGGAGCATCTCCGTGACAACGCTACTTTCATGGTGATGGACAAGGCGTCCAGCGTCACCATCAGTGACATCCTGGCGTCTGCCTGCGGGGACCTGCGGCCTGCTATGACTGCCGTGGCTCAGCTGGCCAATCATGAGTTGGTGCCAGGAGGGATCGacggacaggtgtgtgtgtgtgtgtgtgtgtgtgtgtagttatgGAAGAAGCAACCATGGATGTTTTCCTCACCAATGTATTCCAACTAAATGGCAGTTCTGCTGTTTTTCATTCTgagtgtttgtttctgctgcagcttcacatggcGGAGCATCCAGCAGGACACCTGGTGCTGAAATGGCTCCTGGAGCAGGACATGACACTGGCAGAGGCCGGCAAGGAaggtaaagaaacacacacacaccctacagGACTTGTAATTAGGCTCTAAACTGCATGAAGTGGTTGTTATAGAAATGGAGATAATCTGCTGTCTGTGTTCTAAGATCATCCCATCAGTGTAGGATCACATTGTGTCAGCATGCTATGGAAATGTATTTACTGAGACTTGAAGTCActgaaaaaccttttgtttttagttAGTAATTAAAATGTCTGGTGCACTAAAATACACTCTCAAACAATAACTTTGTGTACTTATGTTTGACAAGTGGGATAGAAAATAGAATGACGGTTAAACAAAGAGCTTGGCCTGTATGCCTCCAGCACAGATGTGACGGGCACAAGAGGGCGCCAACTGCACCAAGTTTCACTTAAATCTTTTTTGTGAGACAAAGGTGACAGAAACATAAGTGAACTTATTGATAACTTAAGAATTTTCTCCTCTCAGAGCGGTTTGGCAGGATACTGCTGGACACCGTGGGAACAGAAACACTGAAGAGCTGGGTCAAAGTCAACAGAGGAGCAATGGTGCTCTGCAGGTCAGTGTGTGCACACGGCTGTTACTTAAAGgctcagttcacccaaatcacaCGCTTCTAGTAGTATCTGTTTGTGTCTGACATGTCTTCTTCCCCCCCGATACGCTGGAgctcacatttaaaaacctcaGCAGAAAGAAGTTCTTTCCACAAACTGTCTGTCAACAGTGTTAATGGGAATATTTCAATGCTGTGAGCACCACAAATAAACTCCATTGCATATGGcttaatgcagaaatgtcagaGACCCATGGAGAATCTGAAGTATGCCACTAGAGCAGtctctcaaagagtggtccgcgaGCGACCGCTAGTCACCAGACAGCACTCGCTCCGACAGCACCGGGAGTTTAGTGGTCCGCGATTGGtgaagtggtccttggtctgaaaaggtttgagagATACTGCTCTACAGTGAAGTAAGACAATtgactttattttcaaataCCTGCGGCGCAGATATCAGTTAAGTGCGTCGGACAATTGAGG
It encodes the following:
- the pum3 gene encoding pumilio homolog 3, with translation MEAKSKKPFSPKGGKKLSQKGKDSMGTKLGGKPGGKKPFKPYNNTEKKGKPWKGGEGGKKEHKSAFSKAGTGQQKRKLPFKAKNEEDEGEGPAKKMKKGELKTEELTEEELKKNRQQIKKDLKNSRQHAERKDMFDVICQCKRMWGDLRRKKCDKELKTKLMKDLHDLMRGKIKQMAFAHDSVRVLQCFTQFGNHEQRQEVFEELKGDIIDLCKSQYGKHVVKKMLMYGNKELVASVIQTFKGHVRPMLRHAAASSIIEYAYNDKAVLAQRLMLTEGLYGNTFTVCKSGVCNTIEKVAEANPDKLNNIIDEMKQILTPMAQKEQVIKHSLVHKVFLDYFLFAPDKPRTEMIESIREAVVYMAHTHDGARVAMHCLWFGTAKDRKVIIKTMKTFMVKFATGEFGHLVLLAMFDCVDDTKLVKQAVLSEILLSLDEVIGNKYGKKVLLYLLSPRDPAHLLPEIIKVLERGDGNTHSKKDMGIRRKELLEVVSPTLLEHLRDNATFMVMDKASSVTISDILASACGDLRPAMTAVAQLANHELVPGGIDGQLHMAEHPAGHLVLKWLLEQDMTLAEAGKEERFGRILLDTVGTETLKSWVKVNRGAMVLCSLLNSYDKSVAAEVKAALESIKSELGSIGNNKGAEILLENLNK